A stretch of the Hippocampus zosterae strain Florida chromosome 16, ASM2543408v3, whole genome shotgun sequence genome encodes the following:
- the LOC127588236 gene encoding insulin-like — protein sequence MAPLWLHSASVLVLLVMSWPCSRAYSSKHLCGPNLVEALSMVCGDRGFFTSSKRDIDSVLRIIPPKTDEATSTGDFNEIVGYAFQKRMDMMMKRDGIVEQCCHQPCSMLVLDKYCN from the exons ATGGCACCACTGTGGCTTCATTCCGCTTCAGTTCTGGTCTTATTGGTCATGTCATGGCCGTGTTCCAGAGCTTATTCTTCAAAACATCTGTGTGGTCCTAATTTGGTTGAAGCCCTTAGTATGGTCTGTGGGGACAGAGGCTTTTTTACCAGTTCCAAGAGGGACATCGACTCTGTGCTAC GTATCATCCCACCCAAGACCGACGAGGCGACATCAACAGGCGATTTCAACGAGATCGTGGGTTACGCCTTTCAGAAAAGGATGGACATGATGATGAAGCGCGATGGCATCGTCGAGCAGTGCTGTCACCAGCCATGTAGCATGCTGGTCCTGGATAAATACTGCAACTAA